In the genome of Kitasatospora cineracea, one region contains:
- a CDS encoding alpha/beta hydrolase yields MHKPHLDAELAAALAARGGVPAPLTPEDLTQWQRHDAARRPRPTLRQLADGGRFAAAEHDADGVPVVHGRPAAAAGVLPALLYLHGGGLIGGNAHAVLPRVLRELAEPLGLAVLSVEYPLAPAARYPAPLHACRTALRWAAAHAGRLRIDPDRIVLAGKSAGGGLAAALALLLRDEGGPVPAGQLLLSPMLDDRGATASARQAAGHDTWDAVSNATAWRAALGPLHGTPDLPPHAAPARAHDLSGLPPAYLEVGSAETFRDEVTAYADILWRSGAHAELHVWPGAPHGFDTLAPGAAVSRTALAARRDWLRRLFS; encoded by the coding sequence GTGCACAAGCCCCACCTGGACGCGGAGCTGGCCGCGGCGCTGGCCGCCCGGGGCGGCGTGCCCGCCCCGCTGACGCCCGAGGACCTGACGCAGTGGCAGCGGCACGACGCCGCCCGGCGGCCCCGCCCGACCCTGCGGCAACTCGCCGACGGCGGACGGTTCGCGGCCGCCGAGCACGACGCCGACGGCGTCCCGGTCGTCCACGGCCGCCCGGCCGCGGCGGCCGGAGTGCTCCCGGCCCTGCTCTACCTGCACGGCGGCGGGCTGATCGGCGGCAACGCGCACGCCGTCCTGCCGCGGGTGCTGCGCGAGCTGGCCGAGCCGCTCGGCCTGGCCGTGCTCTCCGTCGAGTACCCGCTCGCCCCCGCCGCCCGCTACCCGGCCCCGCTGCACGCCTGCCGCACCGCCCTGCGCTGGGCGGCCGCGCACGCCGGACGGCTGCGGATCGACCCGGACCGGATCGTGCTGGCCGGCAAGAGCGCCGGCGGCGGCCTGGCCGCCGCACTCGCCCTGCTGCTGCGCGACGAGGGCGGGCCGGTGCCGGCCGGCCAACTGCTGCTCAGCCCGATGCTGGACGACCGGGGCGCCACCGCCTCCGCCCGGCAGGCCGCCGGGCACGACACCTGGGACGCCGTCTCCAACGCCACCGCCTGGCGGGCCGCCCTCGGCCCGCTGCACGGCACCCCCGACCTCCCGCCGCACGCCGCCCCCGCCCGGGCCCACGACCTCTCCGGCCTGCCGCCCGCCTACCTGGAGGTCGGCTCCGCCGAGACCTTCCGCGACGAGGTCACCGCCTACGCCGACATCCTGTGGCGCAGCGGCGCCCACGCCGAACTGCACGTCTGGCCCGGCGCCCCGCACGGCTT
- a CDS encoding DUF6193 family natural product biosynthesis protein, with protein MTEEPATDHARHYPDLVRAGSLRAALGTALPPDTPDRHPDSVRAEAGERGVSVVAVAGERGFRVRCWARTIHMAGGTTDDLAAAAGAVEQWLRPGPVRELTDRWPFLTAGSLAEGYECGDPVPARWAQLRASRIRLRHADELHAFIEAAHAEPRLRALSPGMSMFWVTFSRRAEPPLCRDLPMVGALGGGRYEIRHGAGRREVREADGLAATLAAVLDLLPADAVPAPCPPMI; from the coding sequence ATGACCGAGGAACCGGCGACCGACCACGCCCGCCACTACCCCGACCTGGTGCGGGCCGGATCGCTGCGCGCCGCGCTCGGGACGGCCCTGCCGCCGGACACGCCCGACCGCCACCCGGACTCGGTGCGGGCCGAGGCGGGCGAGCGGGGGGTGTCGGTGGTGGCGGTCGCCGGGGAACGCGGCTTCCGGGTCCGGTGCTGGGCCCGGACGATCCACATGGCCGGCGGCACCACCGACGACCTGGCGGCGGCGGCCGGGGCGGTGGAGCAGTGGCTGCGGCCGGGTCCGGTGCGCGAACTCACCGACCGGTGGCCCTTCCTGACGGCCGGGAGCCTCGCCGAGGGGTACGAGTGCGGCGACCCCGTCCCGGCCCGCTGGGCGCAGCTGCGGGCCTCCCGGATCCGGCTCCGGCACGCCGACGAACTGCACGCGTTCATCGAGGCCGCCCACGCCGAACCGCGGCTGCGGGCGCTCTCCCCGGGCATGTCGATGTTCTGGGTGACGTTCAGCCGCCGGGCCGAACCGCCGCTCTGCCGCGACCTCCCGATGGTCGGCGCGCTCGGCGGCGGCCGCTACGAGATCCGGCACGGCGCGGGCCGCCGGGAGGTCCGCGAGGCGGACGGCCTCGCGGCCACCCTCGCCGCCGTCCTCGACCTGCTGCCCGCGGACGCGGTGCCCGCGCCCTGCCCCCCGATGATCTGA
- the helR gene encoding RNA polymerase recycling motor ATPase HelR — translation MNQPTTSAFDLPERLAAKADPALIAADDRHFAEVADTLSRDTAELTARLEQVRRSPGGAGQAAMDRDNEVHQLSARLRTLSRFGHDLCLGRIVRADDPEPVYIGRLGLADADGRRLLVDWRSPAAEPFFAATHANPMGLASRRRYRWQRGRVGDYWDEVFTADGLEGHAALDDQSAFIASLGSSRSERMRDVLATIQADQDAIIRAGSRGALVVDGGPGTGKTVVALHRTAHLLYSDPRLGHRKGRVLFVGPHQPYLAYVADVLPSLGEEGVQTCTLRDLLPEGAAVAPEPDPEVARLKAAAGMVRAIEKAVAVYEEPPAEGRKLSTEWYELWIDPQDWSEAFAAPGPGVPHNEARQQILDELITILLDKNADSFDDEEDGISPEVLRRELRRDPELLGALRRAWPILEPTDLVGDLWTVPAYLRLCAPWLSRDEIRTLQRTDPAAWTLADLPLLDAARRRLGDTDADRRQRAHRARLAAEREMMDGVVDHLLNADHDSEGAVAMLRGADLREALIDHTEAEPVDPDLLAGPFAHIVVDEAQELTDAEWQMLIARCPSRSFTIVGDRAQARHGFTESWTERLERAGLDRVTLTSLTVNYRTPEEVMAEAEPVIRAALPDANVPTSIRRSGLPVHHGARAERDALLDAWLAEHPEGTACVIGDPSFLGGGRVRSLSPELVKGLEFDLVVIVDPEAFGDGIEGAVDRYVAMTRATGQLAVLR, via the coding sequence ATGAACCAGCCGACGACCAGCGCCTTCGACCTGCCCGAGCGGCTCGCCGCCAAGGCGGACCCGGCCCTGATCGCCGCCGACGACCGGCACTTCGCCGAGGTCGCCGACACCCTGAGCCGGGACACCGCGGAGCTGACCGCGCGCCTCGAACAGGTGCGCCGCAGCCCCGGCGGGGCCGGGCAGGCCGCGATGGACCGCGACAACGAGGTGCACCAGCTCTCCGCCCGGCTGCGCACCCTGAGCCGCTTCGGCCACGACCTGTGCCTGGGCCGGATCGTCCGCGCCGACGACCCCGAGCCGGTCTACATCGGCCGCCTCGGCCTCGCCGACGCCGACGGCCGCCGCCTGCTGGTCGACTGGCGCTCGCCCGCCGCCGAACCCTTCTTCGCCGCCACCCACGCCAACCCGATGGGCCTGGCCAGCCGCCGCCGCTACCGCTGGCAGCGCGGCCGGGTCGGCGACTACTGGGACGAGGTGTTCACCGCCGACGGCCTGGAGGGCCACGCCGCCCTGGACGACCAGTCCGCGTTCATCGCCAGCCTCGGCAGCTCCCGCTCCGAGCGGATGCGCGACGTGCTGGCCACCATCCAGGCCGACCAGGACGCCATCATCCGGGCCGGCTCGCGCGGCGCCCTGGTCGTCGACGGCGGCCCCGGCACCGGCAAGACCGTGGTCGCCCTGCACCGCACCGCCCACCTGCTGTACTCCGACCCGCGCCTGGGCCACCGCAAGGGCCGCGTCCTGTTCGTCGGCCCGCACCAGCCGTACCTGGCGTACGTCGCCGACGTGCTGCCCAGCCTCGGCGAGGAGGGCGTGCAGACCTGCACGCTGCGCGACCTGCTGCCCGAGGGCGCCGCCGTCGCCCCCGAACCCGACCCCGAGGTCGCCCGGCTGAAGGCCGCCGCCGGGATGGTGCGCGCGATCGAGAAGGCCGTCGCCGTCTACGAGGAGCCGCCCGCCGAGGGCCGCAAGCTCTCCACCGAGTGGTACGAGCTGTGGATCGACCCCCAGGACTGGTCCGAGGCGTTCGCCGCCCCCGGCCCCGGCGTCCCGCACAACGAGGCCCGCCAGCAGATCCTCGACGAACTCATCACCATCCTGCTCGACAAGAACGCCGACTCCTTCGACGACGAGGAGGACGGCATCTCGCCCGAGGTGCTGCGCCGCGAACTGCGCCGCGACCCCGAACTGCTCGGCGCGCTGCGCCGCGCCTGGCCGATCCTGGAGCCCACCGACCTGGTCGGCGACCTGTGGACCGTCCCCGCCTACCTGCGGCTGTGCGCGCCCTGGCTGAGCCGCGACGAGATCCGCACCCTGCAGCGCACCGACCCCGCCGCCTGGACGCTCGCCGACCTGCCGCTGCTGGACGCCGCCCGCCGCCGCCTCGGCGACACCGACGCCGACCGCCGCCAGCGCGCCCACCGGGCCCGGCTGGCCGCCGAGCGCGAGATGATGGACGGCGTCGTCGACCACCTGCTGAACGCCGACCACGACAGCGAGGGCGCGGTCGCCATGCTGCGCGGCGCCGACCTGCGCGAGGCGCTGATCGACCACACCGAGGCCGAACCCGTCGACCCCGACCTGCTGGCCGGGCCGTTCGCCCACATCGTGGTCGACGAGGCGCAGGAACTCACCGACGCCGAGTGGCAGATGCTGATCGCCCGCTGCCCGTCCCGCTCCTTCACCATCGTCGGCGACCGGGCCCAGGCCCGGCACGGCTTCACCGAGTCGTGGACCGAACGCCTGGAGCGGGCCGGCCTGGACCGGGTCACCCTCACCTCGCTGACCGTCAACTACCGCACCCCGGAAGAGGTGATGGCCGAGGCCGAGCCGGTGATCCGGGCCGCCCTGCCCGACGCCAACGTCCCCACCTCGATCCGCCGCAGCGGCCTGCCCGTCCACCACGGCGCCCGCGCCGAACGCGACGCGCTGCTGGACGCCTGGCTGGCCGAGCACCCCGAGGGCACCGCCTGCGTGATCGGCGACCCGTCCTTCCTCGGCGGGGGCCGGGTCCGCTCGCTCAGCCCCGAACTGGTCAAGGGCCTCGAGTTCGACCTGGTGGTGATCGTCGACCCGGAGGCGTTCGGCGACGGCATCGAGGGCGCCGTCGACCGCTACGTGGCGATGACCCGCGCCACCGGGCAGCTCGCGGTCCTGCGCTGA
- a CDS encoding ammonium transporter, producing MLCAPPPMPPAYNAGDTAWLLASTAMVLLMTPGLAFFYGGMVRLKHVLMMIKMSFAALAFGSLVWWALGYTLAFGPDAGGAGIIGNLDRAFLRGVELDTLTGAIPTYIFATFQMGFAVVTVALISGSVADRARMRGWLVFVPLWLLVVYAPTAHWVFDSQGWIHDRLGALDFAGGLPVELSSGASGLAVALALRGPRDWARCEERPNNIPLVVIGVGLLWFGWFGFNSGSALSDQGTAAAAFLNTQLGAAAAMVTWPLVEKWRTGRVSTTGVVSAGVAGMVAITPACGEINSLGAVVTGLVAGAVCAWAVTLKYRFGVDDTLDVVGVHGVGGLTGLLMVGLFATARISGTEGLFYGGGWSLFGKQALAVLAVAAFSFTLTRLLAELVEAVVGFRAAAEYQHVPGEETETAYDTLTAERLGELVGSGAARSDSELVRRIAELIRARREDGN from the coding sequence GTGCTCTGCGCGCCCCCGCCGATGCCCCCGGCCTACAACGCCGGCGACACGGCCTGGCTGCTGGCCTCCACCGCCATGGTCCTGCTGATGACGCCCGGACTGGCGTTCTTCTACGGCGGGATGGTCCGGCTCAAGCACGTCCTGATGATGATCAAGATGAGCTTCGCCGCGCTCGCCTTCGGCAGCCTGGTCTGGTGGGCGCTCGGCTACACCCTGGCCTTCGGACCGGACGCCGGCGGGGCCGGGATCATCGGGAACCTCGACCGGGCGTTCCTGCGCGGCGTCGAACTCGACACCCTCACCGGCGCCATCCCGACCTACATCTTCGCCACCTTCCAGATGGGCTTCGCCGTCGTCACCGTCGCCCTGATCAGCGGCTCGGTCGCCGACCGGGCCCGGATGCGCGGCTGGCTGGTGTTCGTCCCGCTGTGGCTGCTGGTGGTCTACGCGCCCACCGCGCACTGGGTGTTCGACTCCCAGGGCTGGATCCACGACCGGCTCGGCGCCCTCGACTTCGCCGGCGGCCTGCCCGTCGAACTCAGCTCCGGCGCCTCCGGCCTCGCCGTCGCGCTCGCCCTGCGCGGCCCGCGCGACTGGGCCCGGTGCGAGGAGCGGCCCAACAACATCCCGCTGGTGGTGATCGGCGTCGGACTGCTCTGGTTCGGCTGGTTCGGCTTCAACTCCGGCTCCGCGCTCAGCGACCAGGGCACCGCCGCCGCGGCCTTCCTCAACACCCAGCTCGGCGCCGCCGCCGCCATGGTCACCTGGCCGCTGGTCGAGAAGTGGCGCACCGGGAGGGTCAGCACCACCGGCGTGGTCTCCGCGGGCGTGGCCGGCATGGTCGCCATCACCCCCGCCTGCGGCGAGATCAATTCGCTCGGCGCCGTCGTCACCGGCCTGGTCGCCGGGGCGGTCTGCGCCTGGGCGGTCACCCTCAAGTACCGCTTCGGCGTGGACGACACCCTCGACGTGGTCGGCGTGCACGGCGTCGGCGGCCTCACCGGCCTGCTCATGGTCGGCCTGTTCGCCACCGCCCGGATCAGCGGCACCGAGGGCCTGTTCTACGGCGGCGGCTGGAGCCTGTTCGGCAAGCAGGCGCTCGCCGTCCTCGCGGTCGCCGCGTTCTCCTTCACCCTGACCCGGCTGCTCGCCGAACTGGTCGAGGCGGTGGTCGGGTTCCGGGCCGCCGCCGAGTACCAGCACGTCCCCGGCGAGGAGACCGAGACCGCCTACGACACCCTCACCGCCGAACGGCTCGGCGAACTCGTCGGCAGCGGCGCCGCCCGCAGCGACAGCGAACTCGTCCGCCGGATCGCCGAGTTGATCAGGGCCCGGCGCGAGGACGGGAACTGA
- a CDS encoding urease accessory protein UreD, with protein sequence MLLRTAETAAADRLDPAHWTAGRLPPEVAGLAARPDTLAPGSPAKVGILDLGFAVRGGRTELVERYQKTPLQIMRPLWIDPARPDAAHVYLMATGGGVTQADRYRIDVRCGPGTRVHLTTQAATKVFRMEQDYASQLVHLTAAPGAYLEYLPDPLIPFRGARFYQRTAVTAAPGSTVVLGETLTAGRLARGERHDYRVLATDLEIARPDGTLLAVDTLRLVPGGDRRTVTGPAVFAGHDHLATLFVVSDLRPAAEIADTLHRALDGRGLRHGVSTLPEDGGAWLRLLDDSPVRTAAALAAAWRAVRLLLTGTPAPDLRKT encoded by the coding sequence GTGCTCCTCCGCACCGCGGAGACCGCCGCCGCCGACCGGCTCGACCCGGCGCACTGGACGGCCGGCCGCCTCCCCCCGGAAGTGGCCGGCCTGGCCGCCCGTCCCGACACCCTCGCCCCCGGCTCGCCCGCCAAGGTCGGCATCCTCGACCTCGGCTTCGCCGTCCGCGGCGGCCGCACCGAACTCGTCGAGCGGTACCAGAAGACCCCGCTGCAGATCATGCGCCCGCTGTGGATCGACCCCGCCCGGCCCGACGCCGCCCACGTCTACCTGATGGCCACCGGCGGCGGCGTCACCCAGGCCGACCGCTACCGGATCGACGTCCGCTGCGGCCCCGGCACCCGGGTCCACCTCACCACCCAGGCCGCCACCAAGGTGTTCCGGATGGAACAGGACTACGCCAGCCAACTGGTCCACCTCACCGCCGCCCCCGGCGCCTACCTCGAATACCTGCCCGACCCGCTGATCCCGTTCCGCGGCGCCCGGTTCTACCAGCGCACCGCCGTCACCGCCGCCCCCGGCTCCACCGTCGTGCTCGGCGAGACCCTCACCGCCGGCCGGCTCGCCCGCGGCGAACGGCACGACTACCGGGTGCTCGCCACCGACCTGGAGATCGCCCGCCCCGACGGCACCCTGCTCGCCGTCGACACCCTGCGGCTGGTCCCCGGCGGCGACCGGCGCACCGTCACCGGCCCCGCCGTGTTCGCCGGGCACGACCACCTCGCCACCCTGTTCGTGGTCAGCGACCTGCGCCCCGCCGCCGAGATCGCCGACACCCTGCACCGCGCCCTCGACGGCCGCGGCCTGCGCCACGGCGTCTCCACCCTGCCCGAGGACGGCGGCGCCTGGCTGCGCCTGCTCGACGACAGCCCCGTGCGCACCGCCGCCGCGCTGGCCGCCGCCTGGCGGGCCGTCCGGCTGCTGCTCACCGGCACGCCCGCGCCCGACCTGCGCAAGACCTGA
- the ureG gene encoding urease accessory protein UreG — protein sequence MDDNVLRIGIGGPVGSGKTALIEALVPVLIARGHRPAVITNDIYTQEDAQHVRRTLAGVLDPERVVGVETGACPHTAVRDDPTMNLAAGAELLERFPDVDTLFYESGGDNLTLTFSPVLVDVFVFVLDTAEGEKMPRKRGPGITESDLLVINKIDIAQYVRTDIAVMESDAHKVRDGKPVILTDSLDGTGIEELAAFLGARRKALI from the coding sequence GTGGACGACAACGTCCTGCGGATCGGCATCGGGGGCCCGGTGGGCTCCGGCAAGACCGCGCTGATCGAGGCGCTGGTGCCGGTGCTGATCGCCCGCGGCCACCGCCCCGCCGTGATCACCAACGACATCTACACCCAGGAGGACGCCCAGCACGTGCGCCGCACCCTGGCCGGCGTGCTCGACCCGGAACGGGTGGTCGGCGTGGAGACCGGCGCCTGCCCGCACACCGCCGTGCGCGACGACCCGACGATGAACCTGGCCGCCGGCGCCGAACTCCTCGAGCGCTTCCCCGACGTGGACACCCTGTTCTACGAGTCCGGCGGCGACAACCTCACCCTCACCTTCAGCCCGGTGCTGGTCGACGTGTTCGTGTTCGTCCTGGACACCGCCGAGGGCGAGAAGATGCCCCGCAAGCGCGGCCCCGGCATCACCGAGTCCGACCTGCTCGTCATCAACAAGATCGACATCGCCCAGTACGTTCGCACCGACATCGCCGTGATGGAGTCCGACGCCCACAAGGTCCGCGACGGCAAGCCCGTCATCCTCACCGACTCGCTCGACGGCACCGGCATCGAGGAGCTCGCCGCGTTCCTCGGCGCCCGCCGCAAGGCGCTGATCTGA
- a CDS encoding urease accessory protein UreF, translating to MFLSPDDRPARPSPEPRPGGLPALLVSLQLTDSAFPSGFYTLSHGLEGYAQAGAVTPDTLPDLLADLLRHGVGPSDATALALAHRAVLAGDADTVVRVDRRLYAGKLSREVRQAATRTGRQLLDLAAEVFGQPAIAGHLRLVRERRAPGCQAVAAGIVQAAAGVPVEQAVAGDLFAFSASFAGAALRLRLTDHRKAQVLLRGAAPVIEETVRAALARPEADLGSTAFGADIMSGRHERAEARLFMS from the coding sequence ATGTTCCTCAGCCCGGACGACCGCCCGGCGCGCCCGTCCCCCGAGCCCCGGCCCGGGGGACTGCCCGCGCTGCTGGTCAGCCTCCAGCTCACCGACTCGGCCTTCCCCAGCGGCTTCTACACCCTCTCGCACGGCCTGGAGGGCTACGCCCAGGCCGGGGCCGTCACCCCCGACACGCTGCCCGACCTGCTCGCCGACCTGCTGCGGCACGGCGTCGGCCCGTCCGACGCCACCGCCCTCGCGCTGGCCCACCGGGCGGTGCTGGCCGGGGACGCCGACACCGTGGTCCGGGTCGACCGGCGGCTGTACGCGGGCAAGCTGAGCCGCGAGGTCCGGCAGGCGGCCACCCGCACCGGGCGGCAGCTGCTCGACCTGGCCGCGGAGGTCTTCGGACAGCCCGCGATCGCCGGGCACCTGCGGCTGGTCCGGGAGCGCCGGGCCCCCGGCTGCCAGGCCGTCGCCGCCGGGATCGTGCAGGCCGCCGCCGGCGTGCCGGTCGAACAGGCCGTGGCCGGCGACCTGTTCGCGTTCAGCGCCAGCTTCGCCGGGGCCGCGCTGCGGCTGCGGCTGACCGACCACCGCAAGGCCCAGGTGCTGCTGCGCGGCGCCGCCCCCGTCATCGAGGAGACCGTCCGGGCGGCCCTCGCCCGCCCGGAGGCCGACCTCGGCTCGACCGCCTTCGGCGCCGACATCATGTCCGGCCGCCACGAGCGGGCCGAGGCCCGGCTGTTCATGAGCTGA